DNA from Geobacillus vulcani PSS1:
GAAGAAGGCGGTCGCCGGGCGCGTGCCGTTCGTGCCGGGGACGGGGTCGACGAACCATGCGGAGACGATCGAGCTGACGAAATTCGCCCAAGAAATCGGGGCTGATGCGGCGATGGTCATCGTCCCCTATTACAACCGTCCATCCCAACAGGCGCTGTACAAGCATTTTAAGGCGGTGGCCGAGGCGGTCGACATCCCGATCATCGTCTACAATATCCCTGGCCGGACGGCGGTCAATTTGGAGGTCCAAACATTGGCGCGGCTGGCCGAAGATTGTCCGAACATTATCGGCGTGAAAGAGTCGAACAAAGACTTTGAGCACGTCAACCGGGTGCTATGGCATTGCGGGCGCGATTTTCTGCTGTTTTCCGGCATCGAGCTGTTGTGCTATCCGATGCTGGCGATTGGCGGCGCCGGGTCGATCAGCGCGACGGCGAACGTCGTGCCGCAGAAAGTGGCCGAGCTGCACGACGCTTGGTTTGCCGGCGATGTCAAGCGGACGCAAGATCTTCATTTTGAATTGATGGAACTCAATGATGTGCTGTTTATCGAAACGAACCCGGGCCCGGTGAAAGCGGCGCTCGGCATGATGGGGAAAATCACTCCGAAGCTCCGGCTGCCGCTCGATTTGCCAAGCGAAGAGAACCAGCGGAAAATCCGCCGCACGCTCGTCAAATACGGGTTGCTGGCCGAGACGCCGCAATGAGCGCGCTTGCTGAGGAGGGTGGGTGGAGTGATCCTTGCCGGCTGGGATGTAGGGAAGCGTCGGCGTTGGTCATCGATATGAAAGGGGGAGGGCGATCATGAACGTGCGGTTGCGCTTGTCTGGCCGACGGCATCTGTTCGAGGCGAAAGTGGATTGGCGGAGCAGAACGATGACGCTGGAGGGACGGACAGCGCCCATTGACGAATGGGAGTGGGAGGCGCCGGACGTTGGCGCTATGTATGGGGTGGCGCTTAATGACCGATGGGAATGGGAGGGGATGGCCGAGGCCATGACCGCTCCGCCGTACGAGCAACCACCAAAAGGGCCTGTGCTGTATATGAAGCCGGCGAACACTATCAACGCCCATCGCCGGCCGGTCGTTCTCCCGCCCGGTGTCCAACGGCTTCGCGCCGCCCCGGCGATCGGTCTGGTTATCGGGCGAACCGCCGCGCGCGTGCAGCGCGAGCAGGCGCTCGATTTTGTATTCGGTTACACGATCGTCAATGACCTGTCGATTCCGCACGAACAGCGGTACCGACCGGCGGTGAAGGAGCAGGCGCGCGACGGGTTCACTCCGGTCGGCCCTTGGGTGGTGCCGAAAGAGGAAACGGTGCCGCTGTCATCGTTAATGGCGCGCGTATATGTCAATGGTCAGCTCGTTCAGTGCGCTGATCTCCGCCGGTTCCGGCGCCCGCCTGAACAATGGCTGGCCGAGGTGACCGAATTTATGACCCTTTACCCGGGCGATGTGCTGTTTTTTAGCTGGCCGGCTGACGCGCCGCTCGTGGCGGCAGGAGATGTGGTGCGCATCGAAATGGATGGAATCGGTGTGTTGGAAAATAGGATCGTTGCCGAAGAAGGGGGAGGAGGGGCATGAAGCGGGCGCGCGTAGCGTGGAACGGAACGGTGACCGACGCGGTGCCGCTTGACGACGGCCGCCTTCTGCTGCCGGATGGGACGATTGCCGCTGAGAGCGACGTCATCTGGCTTCCCCCGGTCGAGCCGCGCACGATCGTGGCGCTTGGATTGAATTACGCCGATCATGCGGGGGAACTGTCGTTTGCCGCGCCGAAAGAGCCGCTTTTATTTTTCAAAGGGAAAAACACGCTCATCGGCCATCGCGGCCGAACCGTTCGCCCCAACGGCGTCAACGTGATGCATTATGAATGCGAGCTCGCGGTCGTCATCGGCCGTCCGGCCCGCCGGGTAAAAGCAGAGCGGGCGTACGACTACATTTGCGGTTACACGATTGCCAACGATTACGCTGTTCGCGACTACTTGGAAAATTATTACCGACCGAATTTCCGCGTCAAAAACCGTGACCGAACGACGCCGCTCGGCCCATGGATCGTCAGCCATGAGGAAGTGGGCGATCCGATGGCGCTTCGTTTGCGGACGTATGTCAATGGGGCGGTTGTGCAGGAAGGGGATACGGGCGATATGATCTTTTCGATCCCGTATTTGCTCGAGTACATCACCGAATTCATGACGCTCGCGCCTGGCGACCTGATTTTGACCGGCACGCCGAAAGGGGCGGTGAACGTCCAGCCCGGCGACGAAGTGGTGA
Protein-coding regions in this window:
- the hpaI gene encoding 2,4-dihydroxyhept-2-ene-1,7-dioic acid aldolase, which encodes MAYREVKERLRGSIAPVVTPFDEEGNVDVAALTALIDWHIESGTHGISVTGTSGEPSSLTLEERKQVMEAAKKAVAGRVPFVPGTGSTNHAETIELTKFAQEIGADAAMVIVPYYNRPSQQALYKHFKAVAEAVDIPIIVYNIPGRTAVNLEVQTLARLAEDCPNIIGVKESNKDFEHVNRVLWHCGRDFLLFSGIELLCYPMLAIGGAGSISATANVVPQKVAELHDAWFAGDVKRTQDLHFELMELNDVLFIETNPGPVKAALGMMGKITPKLRLPLDLPSEENQRKIRRTLVKYGLLAETPQ
- a CDS encoding fumarylacetoacetate hydrolase family protein: MNVRLRLSGRRHLFEAKVDWRSRTMTLEGRTAPIDEWEWEAPDVGAMYGVALNDRWEWEGMAEAMTAPPYEQPPKGPVLYMKPANTINAHRRPVVLPPGVQRLRAAPAIGLVIGRTAARVQREQALDFVFGYTIVNDLSIPHEQRYRPAVKEQARDGFTPVGPWVVPKEETVPLSSLMARVYVNGQLVQCADLRRFRRPPEQWLAEVTEFMTLYPGDVLFFSWPADAPLVAAGDVVRIEMDGIGVLENRIVAEEGGGGA
- a CDS encoding fumarylacetoacetate hydrolase family protein; the protein is MKRARVAWNGTVTDAVPLDDGRLLLPDGTIAAESDVIWLPPVEPRTIVALGLNYADHAGELSFAAPKEPLLFFKGKNTLIGHRGRTVRPNGVNVMHYECELAVVIGRPARRVKAERAYDYICGYTIANDYAVRDYLENYYRPNFRVKNRDRTTPLGPWIVSHEEVGDPMALRLRTYVNGAVVQEGDTGDMIFSIPYLLEYITEFMTLAPGDLILTGTPKGAVNVQPGDEVVTEIERIGRLVNYIE